A genomic region of bacterium contains the following coding sequences:
- a CDS encoding 2-oxoacid:acceptor oxidoreductase family protein, with amino-acid sequence MSFRYEVRLSGEGGQGLVLAGKVLAEAAAIYDGKNATQSQSYGPEARGGASRSEVIISDEDIDYPKAVNIDLLLALTQESVNKYHSDLKEGGILLVDADACSDIPAGDFRVYRVPIIEVAREKVGKILVANIVALGVITELAKVVTPEAVEAAILARVPKGTEELNLSAFKAGVEAARELGS; translated from the coding sequence GTCCGGTTGAGCGGCGAAGGTGGCCAGGGGCTCGTGCTCGCCGGCAAGGTGCTGGCCGAGGCGGCTGCCATCTACGACGGCAAGAACGCCACCCAGAGCCAGTCCTACGGTCCCGAGGCGCGCGGCGGCGCCAGCCGCTCCGAGGTCATAATCTCGGACGAGGACATCGACTATCCCAAGGCGGTGAACATCGATTTGCTGCTGGCCCTGACCCAGGAGTCGGTCAACAAGTACCACTCCGACCTCAAGGAGGGCGGCATCCTGCTGGTGGACGCAGACGCCTGTTCCGACATCCCCGCCGGCGACTTCAGGGTCTACCGGGTTCCCATCATCGAGGTCGCCCGCGAGAAGGTGGGCAAGATACTTGTGGCGAACATCGTCGCCCTGGGCGTCATCACCGAGCTGGCCAAGGTCGTCACCCCGGAAGCGGTCGAGGCGGCCATCCTCGCGCGGGTGCCCAAGGGCACCGAGGAGCTGAACCTGAGCGCCTTCAAGGCCGGCGTCGAAGCCGCACGGGAACTGGGATCATAG